A genomic segment from Flavobacterium litorale encodes:
- a CDS encoding TrmH family RNA methyltransferase — MGQQLSHNQTPFSKHTFPITLVCDGITYQPNIGSLFRICDAFGIQKIIFIGKDLALTPRKINRTSRSTHLHIPHTVVQTTDEAVAYLQENHYECIGLEITNNSKPLHQVTVNPKKPIALIAGSEVNGISNTILQTVQQTVHITMYGENSSMNVVNAVALALYEITRKMQQ, encoded by the coding sequence ATGGGGCAGCAACTTAGCCACAACCAAACACCTTTTAGTAAACATACGTTTCCAATAACGTTAGTTTGCGATGGTATTACTTACCAACCCAATATAGGTTCGTTATTCCGTATTTGTGACGCTTTTGGTATACAGAAAATTATTTTTATAGGTAAAGATTTGGCACTTACCCCTCGTAAAATAAACCGAACATCGCGAAGCACACATTTACACATTCCGCATACGGTAGTGCAAACTACAGATGAAGCAGTAGCATACCTACAAGAAAACCATTACGAGTGTATTGGTTTGGAGATTACTAATAATAGTAAGCCATTGCACCAAGTAACTGTAAACCCTAAAAAGCCCATAGCCCTTATTGCAGGTAGCGAGGTTAACGGCATTAGCAATACTATTTTACAAACCGTACAGCAAACCGTACACATAACAATGTATGGCGAAAATAGTAGTATGAATGTGGTAAATGCTGTAGCTTTGGCACTTTACGAAATTACACGTAAAATGCAACAATAA
- a CDS encoding DUF4159 domain-containing protein, which yields MKKLVYILLLSPALLMAQEIAVLKYSGGGDWYGNPTSLPNLAKFCNQNINTKLNSKTATVEVGSPDLFSYPFVHMTGHGNVVFSDNDVTNLRNYLTSGGFLHIDDNYGMDKYVRKEIQKVFPDNKLVQIPTNHEIFKAPYAFPKGMPKIHEHDNKPAEAWGIFIEGRLVLLYTIESDLGDGWEDQEVHNDPIEVREKALKMGANIINYAFTY from the coding sequence ATGAAAAAACTAGTATACATACTATTGCTAAGCCCTGCCCTACTCATGGCGCAAGAAATAGCGGTGCTAAAATACTCGGGCGGTGGCGACTGGTATGGTAACCCAACCTCGTTACCTAATTTAGCTAAATTTTGTAACCAGAATATCAATACCAAACTCAATTCAAAAACGGCAACGGTTGAAGTAGGTAGCCCCGACCTTTTTTCGTACCCCTTTGTACACATGACGGGGCACGGAAATGTTGTATTTAGCGATAACGATGTTACTAACCTGCGTAATTACCTTACATCGGGTGGTTTTTTACATATTGATGATAATTACGGTATGGATAAATACGTACGTAAGGAAATACAAAAAGTTTTTCCTGATAACAAATTAGTACAAATACCTACCAACCACGAGATATTTAAAGCGCCTTATGCTTTTCCGAAAGGAATGCCTAAAATACACGAGCACGACAATAAACCAGCAGAAGCTTGGGGTATTTTTATTGAGGGCAGACTGGTGCTTTTATACACTATAGAGAGCGACCTTGGCGATGGCTGGGAAGACCAAGAGGTACACAACGACCCTATTGAGGTGCGCGAAAAAGCACTAAAAATGGGTGCAAACATTATTAACTACGCTTTTACATATTAA